TTTGAGTAGGTACAAGTAGTTTGTAGAGTTGAAATACTTGAGCTCCTATGGTTATGCTGAAGGCTCTTCCCATATTTTTTCACGCCAACATTAACCCTGAAAAAAATATGATTATCATTTATCAGCTCATCCATATCACAATGCACAAATGTGGAAAATCTTTGCTGCCTCTGATTCTCCCAGAACAAACTTTAATCGCTATAGTTCTGCTAGTTTTTAATGCCAAGAAATCTACCAAGAATCAGTGAATCAGACGCCAATAAGGATTCCAATTAAAACAGCTCCAGTTACACATTTAAAATGAACATATCAGTCCCAAGGAAGCTCAGTACAGCAGTAGACAACCATGGATCGCCAGAGGCCAAAAAATAGGAGAATATGGTGATTTCTGCTCCTACTAATTTACATAATCATTTGAGCCAAAATAAAGAGGAAGAATATATCATTCTTCATTTAAGAACCGCATACCCGTTACTCATGTATTTAATTTTTAGTTCTGATAAGTGATAATCCTGTATTACGTACATTGAATATAAGTACCTAATAAGTGCATGGTCAATGAATGCTTGGTCTTTTTCGAATGAAGTGCCAGGGTGCTGTTCTATATGCAACTAATGATTTCTTCACACATCTGGTGAAATGAAATTGAAGCCGTAGCCTTGCAAGACAGTTTCAGACTAAAAGGACATGACTACTTCCATACGACAATGATCTTTTCAACTTAAAGGAGTAAGTAATTAGCCAACTTCAACCAATATAGCAAGATTGGGCCATCTATCCATTATCACATACAGTAAACATCTTCTAACTGGGGCTTTCGCGAACACTAACGAAGGGAAGAGGAGGTTTATGGAAGTGCATTAGCAGACTATGGGAAGAATTTTTAGATTATCTAAATTGGAAGTTAGAAATGGACAAAGAATCAAGTTTTGGACAGATTTATGGATAGGGGATGAGTGTCTGAAATCTAGATTCCCTAATTTGTTCACTTATTCTGTTAACTGGGGCAGTACCATGTCTGATTTCTACTCAGATACAGGTTGGCAGGTAGTTCTCAGAAAGAATTTGGATGATTAGGAagttgaggatgtttcccaaTTGCTGCAGCTAGTAGGACAGGTTGCAATTGATCATAACAAGGTGGACTCTTTGATTTGGACTGCCAGCAAGGATAGGACATTCTCAGTGAAAAGCTGTTACAACAGGTTGATAGAACAGTCAATCACAGAGATAATAACTGGCCTTGGAAGATTATTTGGAAAACCAAAGCTCCAGTTAAGGTAGATTGCTTTGGGTGGATTGCAGCCTGGGGAGCCTGTTTGACTCAGGATAATTTGCAGAAAAGAGGCTTCAGTCTGTGCAATAGGTGTTATCTATGTGAAGAAGAGCAAGAATCAGTGAACCATCTCCTTCTTCATTGCAGAGTATATGGGCAATGCTGGGATCTATTTTTTAGCATCTGTGGTATTTCTTGGGTGATGCCTCAATCTGTGCAGGGCTTATTAGAAGCTTGTCGATCTCAAAGGGCACCTAGAAGGCTGAAACAGATGTGGAAAACCATTCCATTGTGCATCCTATGGACCTTATGGCTGGAAAGAAACAAGGCTTGTTTTGAAGGACATAGAAATCACATTattagaattttatttgaaatggGACATAGAAATCACATTATTAGAATTAAGAATATGTCTTCAGAATCTGTAATTTTTGGTGCAAATGTAGTCAGTTAGGAAATCTGAATCATTATATGGAATTTCTGGAGGTGTTAGAAGGGGAAGAACAATTTGCTGATGTTGTAATTTGGGATGTTTTCTGTATCTTTTTATACCATCTTGGTAccttataaataaatatttaccttatcAGAAAAAAATCAGATGCTTCCTGTGATGCTACATTTTTAGTAGGAAAGTTTTTACAAACATTAAGTTCTTTCCATACTATTGTCGCTTAGGTCTATTAATGAAAAAAATGTTTAAACTTGCAACTAGTTGTGAGCTTTAGTTGAGAGAGGAGCAGACTCTTGTCAAAATTGAGAATCAGTCAAATATACAGATGGTACACAcaactttttcctttttttggatAAGTAGAGAAAGTACATACAAATTGGTAGACATATAAGCAacatttcatgatatgaactagAGCTTGTATCTGAACTCATAACAGCTTCGTAAAATTACTCTATATCAAATTCATAGTGAATAGGAATATGCAATGCAAATTAATCTACCGGAAAAAGATGCCTCAGAAAAGCGCATCTTACAACATAACAATCAGACAAAAAAATCTTTAAATTCAAGCTAACAAGTCAGACACAATTATACAGTTACACTTGATTCCAATCATTAGCATTTGCATTGCATGGAAGTTATTAGTATACATGACcaaatgaattaaaaaattttaaaaataaaccaCAAATAAAACATACCATTCACTCATTCAATTGCTCAAGCTCAGCCTTCAATTGCTCAATCTTAAGCCCCATAGACCTCTGAATCACTCCTTTTTCACTCTCTGACAGGTTTTCCAACAACCCATAATACAAGTCAAGAACTTCCTTAACAGCAGCACGAGCACATTCAGCTTCTTCGTTAAAATACACAGTTTCTTTGGATTCCATAGCTGATTCTATCTCCTCTCTTGCCTCTGCAAACTTGAGGTTAATTTTATCAACTTCTTTATCAGTGTCAACACTGTATTTCCTTACATTCTGCGAAATTATGAACTGGGTCGATGAATTTGATCTCGTTGGACCAAGAAAATGTCTGGCTTTCGTGAGGTTTACGGATATAATTGAGTCAGATGTAAGAGTTGTTAAGGAAAAAGAAGATTTGGGTACTGTTGATTTCTCAAAAGGGTGTTTGAGAAGCGATTTGCAGAGAGAGATTGATGAACGTCGATGCATTTTGATTGAGAGAGCGAGCAAGAACGCAaaggaaaatgaaaaagaaaacccTTTCCTTTGCTGTTCTTGATGGGGTAACTAAACCCCGATCTAGTGATTTTTAATGGGCTGAAAAAGAATTTGGTGAGCAAGAAAGGCCCATGTTCCCACTTACAATTTTgagaaatttataatttttagcctctccaaataataataataatagctgaTAAATGTATATTGTTTGTatgaaggtatatatatatatatatatatatatatatattaattatgtaATATTTTGCCGGGGAATGCGATTAGTTTCGCCCGACCGGCCAATTTTGAATTTTGCCATGCATTTTTTGGAAATAATGTTGTAATCTTGGTAGGGTTCGGACAATATTTGGTTACACATTGACCCCTCGACTGAAACTATTTACATCCGTTAGCCAATATAAATAAAATTATACACTAATTGCACATTTACCGGCTATTTATTTGGGTGGACGGCTATACAAtgtaaaaaccccaaaaatgtaCTTGAAGAAACGGGAAAAGTTGAAAAATCAGTATTTTAGTGAAGTACACCTTAAACAAGTTTTAAATTACTATGTACTATTTGTAAATACTTATGGTCAAACGGGTAATTTTTTTGTATGGGATGTTCCTGAGGGGACAATCCAAGTGGATTTGGTTGAATTGGTAACTATAGTTCCAATTGCAACTTTTTGACTATCAGATTGCTTTTGCTAGGACGAATTACACACACGTGTTCGAGATCAAAAGTAATTTGGATCAGGTAGAAGTGATTAGCCACATACATTTTCCCTCTGCAAAGTTGACAAATAGGACTTCTTCAGATTCTTTGTTATCTATTTTGAGAAATTGGATATGTTTAACTGAACCCACAACTAAGTCTCCAAAACCACTTCACTTTATTAACTATTGCTTCAAATCTTGGACCAAACTGTAGATTATGCAACTAATCTCCAAACTCAACAACCCCAATTCATCCATGCAACTTACATAAGCACATACCCTTAAATAACACCAGTCGTCCAACTTAGAAACAAGCTACAAGGAAAGGGAGAACCAATACATCTCGCGCTACCAACTAGAAAAATCCCATCAAGATAGGTTGAATCGACGACTTAATTATATACTTATTTCATGGCTCGCACACTAGTACTCTTGGAAAACAAGTTCACTAGCCTATCTCAACTAGTTGCAAGCCATTCGAGGAAATGGAAGCGCAAATGGAGAGCATGTTATGGCTATGGTGATGAACATGATCCTGTTATTCAACTCAGCAATGAAGAGATTGATCAGAGTTACTATTTTGGAGAAGTTGATCCAAACACATGTAGTGGAGAAGTCTCTGCAATCTGGAAGAAGAATATAATCATGGGAGGGAAGTGCCAGCTTCCTGAATTTTCTGGTGTCATAATTTATGATACTGCTGGGAATTTAGTTAATCCCAAAAATCCACGCCCTCTTGCACTTCCATGGAAAGAATAATGTCCCTTGCATTCATAAAAATGATGAATATTGCTCTAATATTTATTATGTACTGGTTGTTTAtttccttcttttctttctttttattgttCTTAAATCTATTGAGAACCAAGTGACTTAATAAtgatactctctctctctctctctctctctctctctcaatgtTTATAACTTGCCTAACTTATTAACCGTTGAGACTGAACAATTGCATAGGCTGAAAATTTGGATATATTGAACTCAAAATATATTGTACAAGACAGGGAAGAAAAGAAAACCTTTTTACTACAAATGAAAAGTAAGATCTAAGGCAAAGTGGTTCATATGCCTAGTTTACCTACTTGACGAAAGGGAACAAAATGTCTTATCAGTAATTCAATTATCAGTATTTTCTAAGTACATCAGATTTCATAGTATCTAGTTATTTTGCAGGTTCATCAAGTGTTGGTCAAATAGAATAATCTACGTCAGTCAAACGAATTTCAGAAAATTGAAATGCCGTTGAGTTCTAATAATAGTTACTCCCCTACTAAAATACAAATTACTAACCATACAGGCGCGCACACAACAAAACATAGAGACAGGAAAATGAGGGATAAAGTTTGCGAAAACTATTCAATTCTTATGTATTTGAGAGGAGCCACACACTGAATATGCAGGTGTAAGTATATTAGAATATAAACTGGACGAGGGCAAGGGGGCGGGGCAGGGGCCCGGGTAAAGGGGAAAAAATGCTTAGAACTGATCCTTTGCAGTCCCTCTGTTTCACAAAATAAGGAAATTGGCACCTCTTCATCAGCAAAAGGTTGAATGTATCCATCAAATAAAGAATTTTCCTTGTATGGAATCAACTGTACATCTCAGGTTTGAGGACCCCCACGTAGGGTAAGTTCCTATAAAGCTCAGCAAAATCTAACCCATAGCCAACCACAAAATAATCTGGACACTGCATGCAAATTAAATGACGAATGATAAATAAAAGGTTACTTACTTGAACCAAGATTCCCAGTGCGGAATAGAAAGTTATAAGTAAACATTTACAAATAGAAGAATGGAGTTTCAATTAATCTTTTTCTGCAGGAGGAAAGGGGAAGGGGGATGTAG
This region of Nicotiana tomentosiformis chromosome 4, ASM39032v3, whole genome shotgun sequence genomic DNA includes:
- the LOC104118293 gene encoding embryogenesis-like protein: MHRRSSISLCKSLLKHPFEKSTVPKSSFSLTTLTSDSIISVNLTKARHFLGPTRSNSSTQFIISQNVRKYSVDTDKEVDKINLKFAEAREEIESAMESKETVYFNEEAECARAAVKEVLDLYYGLLENLSESEKGVIQRSMGLKIEQLKAELEQLNE
- the LOC104118294 gene encoding uncharacterized protein; translated protein: MARTLVLLENKFTSLSQLVASHSRKWKRKWRACYGYGDEHDPVIQLSNEEIDQSYYFGEVDPNTCSGEVSAIWKKNIIMGGKCQLPEFSGVIIYDTAGNLVNPKNPRPLALPWKE